The following proteins are co-located in the Bosea sp. AS-1 genome:
- the irrA gene encoding iron response transcriptional regulator IrrA, translated as MSVLASKDREQAVAAEHIPWPQKSPTSCPISGVKARLRAAGLRPTRQRMALGWLLFAKGDRHVSAEMLYEEALRAREPLSLATVYNTLRQFSEAGLLRQVSVSGPKTFFDTNVSEHHHFYNEEDETVTDIPGSMIHVSGLPEAPEGMMISSVEVIVRLRNADGEEVTTAKRVAGHHA; from the coding sequence ATGAGCGTTCTGGCGAGCAAGGATCGGGAGCAGGCTGTCGCGGCGGAGCATATTCCGTGGCCGCAGAAAAGCCCGACCTCCTGCCCGATCAGCGGGGTGAAGGCGCGCCTGCGGGCGGCTGGCCTGCGCCCGACGCGCCAGCGTATGGCATTGGGCTGGCTGCTCTTCGCCAAGGGCGACCGTCATGTCAGCGCCGAGATGCTCTACGAGGAGGCGCTGCGGGCGCGCGAGCCCCTGTCGCTCGCCACGGTCTACAATACGCTGCGCCAGTTCTCCGAAGCCGGGCTGCTGCGCCAGGTTTCGGTGTCGGGCCCCAAGACCTTCTTCGACACCAACGTCTCGGAACACCACCACTTCTACAATGAAGAGGACGAGACGGTGACCGACATCCCCGGCTCGATGATCCATGTCTCGGGCCTGCCGGAGGCGCCGGAAGGCATGATGATCTCCTCGGTCGAGGTCATTGTCCGGCTGCGCAATGCCGATGGCGAGGAAGTCACGACGGCCAAGCGGGTGGCAGGCCATCACGCGTGA
- the bfr gene encoding bacterioferritin, with the protein MKGDKKVIEYLNRGLRSELTAINQYWLHYRMLDNWGLKEMAKTWKKESIEEMVHADRFVDRILFLEGFPNLQTLDQLRIGENVKEVIECDLKAEVEARALYQEAAKYCRDVGDYPSEDLFKALMKDEEGHIDFLETQLDLIDRVGLELYTQKHIGGLEGDDHEH; encoded by the coding sequence ATGAAGGGCGACAAGAAGGTCATCGAATATCTCAACCGGGGGCTGCGCTCGGAGCTCACCGCGATCAATCAGTACTGGCTGCACTACCGGATGCTCGACAATTGGGGGCTGAAGGAGATGGCCAAGACCTGGAAGAAGGAATCGATCGAGGAGATGGTCCATGCCGACCGTTTCGTCGACCGCATCCTCTTTCTCGAAGGTTTCCCGAACCTGCAGACGCTTGACCAGCTCCGCATCGGCGAGAACGTCAAGGAAGTCATCGAATGCGACCTCAAGGCCGAAGTCGAGGCGCGGGCGCTCTACCAGGAAGCTGCCAAATATTGCCGCGACGTCGGTGACTATCCGTCCGAGGACCTGTTCAAGGCGCTGATGAAGGACGAGGAAGGTCATATCGACTTCCTCGAGACGCAGCTCGACCTCATCGATCGCGTCGGTCTGGAACTTTACACCCAGAAGCATATCGGCGGCCTGGAAGGCGACGACCACGAGCACTGA
- a CDS encoding cold-shock protein, whose product MFDRRKPPAAQPFVTHENIEAKVKWFDPEKGFGFASPVDGSGDVFLHISAIGPLDQQDLLPGATIVADLGEGRRGLQVVAVHEIDASTATQTAPAAPRGFAPRAPRDDFGGGFQDRDRGPRGGGFQDRDSGPVEGPFDGAVKFFNSDRGFGFIAPDKGGPDVFLHVSSLSRSGLQPPMDGQRVRFSIRAGRKGPEASNISFI is encoded by the coding sequence ATGTTCGATCGTCGCAAGCCTCCTGCTGCCCAGCCTTTCGTCACGCACGAAAATATCGAAGCCAAAGTCAAATGGTTCGACCCCGAGAAGGGGTTCGGTTTCGCCTCGCCCGTCGACGGCTCGGGCGATGTTTTCCTGCACATCTCGGCGATCGGCCCGTTGGACCAGCAGGATCTGCTGCCCGGCGCGACCATCGTCGCCGATCTCGGTGAAGGCCGCCGCGGCCTGCAGGTCGTCGCCGTTCACGAGATCGACGCCTCCACCGCCACCCAGACGGCGCCGGCCGCTCCGCGCGGCTTCGCGCCGCGCGCGCCCCGCGACGATTTCGGCGGCGGCTTCCAGGATCGTGATCGCGGCCCGCGTGGCGGCGGCTTTCAGGACCGCGACAGCGGCCCGGTCGAAGGCCCCTTCGATGGCGCGGTCAAGTTCTTCAACTCGGATCGCGGCTTCGGCTTCATCGCTCCCGACAAGGGAGGGCCGGACGTTTTCCTGCATGTCTCCTCGCTGAGCCGCAGCGGCCTGCAGCCGCCGATGGACGGTCAGCGCGTGCGCTTCTCGATCCGCGCCGGCCGCAAGGGGCCGGAAGCGTCGAACATCAGCTTCATCTGA
- a CDS encoding GNAT family N-acetyltransferase encodes MTRSTKVRGKAGRGEIRRLWLAERDLFRDHLLRLDPLTRQQRFGTAVNDAFLDNYAMTTFGVGGLVYAFIEDGVVRGAAELRGLDDIIAQTGEAAFSVETGWRRSGIGGELFARLITAARNRGIRTLYMTCLPENAAMRRLAQKFKADLVGGYADVEGVIATGGPTPFTILDEALDNAQGFATLALSLQKAFWPTRLFARALRA; translated from the coding sequence ATGACACGATCAACGAAAGTCCGCGGCAAGGCCGGCCGCGGGGAAATCCGCAGGCTGTGGCTGGCGGAACGCGATCTCTTCAGGGATCATCTGCTGAGACTCGACCCGCTGACGCGGCAGCAGCGCTTCGGTACGGCCGTGAACGATGCCTTCCTCGACAACTACGCCATGACGACCTTCGGGGTCGGTGGACTGGTCTATGCCTTTATCGAGGATGGCGTGGTGCGCGGCGCGGCCGAACTGCGCGGCCTTGACGACATCATCGCGCAGACTGGTGAGGCAGCCTTCAGCGTCGAGACCGGCTGGCGCCGCAGCGGCATCGGCGGCGAGCTGTTCGCGCGGCTGATTACGGCCGCCCGCAATCGCGGGATCAGGACGCTCTACATGACCTGCTTGCCGGAGAATGCCGCGATGCGGCGGCTCGCGCAGAAGTTCAAGGCGGATCTGGTTGGCGGCTATGCCGATGTCGAGGGCGTGATCGCCACCGGCGGTCCCACCCCCTTCACCATCCTCGACGAGGCGCTCGACAACGCCCAGGGCTTCGCCACGCTGGCTCTGTCGCTGCAGAAAGCCTTCTGGCCGACGCGCCTTTTCGCTCGCGCACTCAGAGCGTAG
- a CDS encoding AprI/Inh family metalloprotease inhibitor, whose amino-acid sequence MTTTKTAIPALKATALLPLLALTACAGSQRFSGPVMNPPSYSQPVLPAAPPVTSAPVTSEPLPPPGGYPAASAPPPGAGGAVPGQDPFFEPGAGAPQGQPPMGQPGQAPATPGNNQVAGLGPSPTAPARPSTTRDNVIGGWTAREATGGTCRVQLSSAPTLDLYRASSSGCANRDLQKITAWDYRDGEVYLYQQGGTVAARLRATSGNALDGAVTKSGAALSLNR is encoded by the coding sequence ATGACGACGACGAAGACCGCTATTCCGGCGCTGAAGGCGACCGCCCTGCTTCCCCTGCTGGCCTTGACAGCCTGTGCCGGTTCGCAGCGCTTCTCGGGGCCGGTGATGAACCCGCCCTCCTATAGCCAGCCCGTCCTGCCTGCGGCGCCGCCGGTGACGTCCGCCCCCGTGACGTCCGAGCCGCTGCCGCCCCCCGGCGGTTATCCAGCCGCTTCCGCCCCACCGCCCGGAGCCGGCGGCGCAGTGCCCGGGCAGGATCCGTTCTTCGAGCCTGGTGCCGGTGCGCCGCAGGGTCAGCCGCCGATGGGCCAGCCGGGCCAGGCTCCGGCCACGCCGGGCAACAACCAGGTCGCTGGCCTCGGTCCCAGCCCGACGGCTCCGGCCCGTCCTTCGACGACGCGCGACAACGTGATCGGTGGCTGGACCGCGCGCGAGGCGACCGGCGGCACCTGCCGCGTGCAGCTGTCGAGCGCGCCGACTCTCGATCTCTATCGCGCCAGCTCCTCGGGCTGCGCCAACCGCGATCTCCAGAAGATCACGGCCTGGGACTACCGCGACGGTGAGGTCTATCTCTACCAGCAGGGTGGCACGGTCGCAGCTCGGCTGCGCGCCACCAGCGGCAACGCACTTGACGGCGCCGTGACCAAGTCTGGCGCGGCCCTGTCGCTCAATCGCTAA
- a CDS encoding RidA family protein produces MIPLNPTSIAPPFARYSHGMAVPAGWRLAVCSGQLGIMADSTVPQGVREQADLCFANIAAILAEAQMTLGNIVRINAYVTDRAHMKGYMESRDAHVGVPPPASTLMIVSGFTRPEFKVEIEVIAAAP; encoded by the coding sequence ATGATACCGCTCAACCCGACTTCGATCGCCCCGCCCTTCGCGCGCTACAGCCATGGCATGGCGGTGCCGGCAGGCTGGCGACTGGCCGTGTGCTCGGGCCAGCTCGGCATAATGGCGGACAGTACGGTACCGCAGGGCGTACGCGAGCAGGCCGATCTTTGCTTCGCCAATATCGCCGCGATCCTCGCCGAAGCGCAGATGACGCTCGGCAACATCGTGCGGATCAACGCCTATGTCACCGACCGCGCCCATATGAAGGGCTATATGGAATCGCGTGACGCGCATGTCGGCGTGCCGCCGCCAGCCTCGACCCTGATGATCGTCTCCGGTTTTACCCGGCCGGAATTCAAGGTCGAGATCGAAGTGATCGCGGCCGCTCCCTGA
- the acs gene encoding acetate--CoA ligase → MSETIYDVPAGWADKAWANDARYQEMYAASIADPSKFWGEHGKRIDWFKPYTKVKNTSFEPGKVSIKWFEDGTTNVAHNCIDRHLAKRGDQTAIIWEGDDPSESRAITYRQLHAEVSKFANVLKAHGVGKGDRVTIYLPMIPEAAYAMLACARIGAIHSVVFGGFSPDSLASRIEDSDSRIVITADEGLRGGRTVPLKKNVDLADDKVKGGIGTVIVVKRTGGNVSMKAGRDVWYHDEAGKVPADCPAVEMNAEDPLFLLYTSGSTGKPKGVLHTTAGYLVYTAMTHQYVFDYHDGDIYWCTADVGWVTGHSYILYGPLANGATTLMFEGIPTYPSISRFWEVIDKHKVNTFYTAPTAIRSLMGAGEEPVKKTSRASLRLLGSVGEPINPEAWEWYHRVVGDHRCPIVDTWWQTETGGILITPLPGATKLKPGSATRPFFGIKPEIVDTEGKVQEGACEGNLVIADSWPGQMRTVYGDHQRFMDTYFATYANKYFTGDGCRRDADGYYWITGRVDDVINVSGHRMGTAEVESALVAHPAVSEAAVVGYPHDIKGQGIYAYVTLMTGQSPSEDLRKELVAYVRNEIGPIASPDLIQFAPGLPKTRSGKIMRRILRKIAEDEHGALGDTSTLADPAVVDDLVANRQNKRKAG, encoded by the coding sequence ATGTCCGAAACGATCTATGACGTGCCAGCCGGCTGGGCCGACAAGGCCTGGGCGAACGATGCCCGCTATCAGGAGATGTACGCGGCCTCGATCGCGGATCCGTCGAAGTTCTGGGGCGAGCACGGCAAGCGGATCGACTGGTTCAAGCCCTACACCAAGGTCAAGAACACCAGCTTCGAGCCGGGCAAGGTCTCGATCAAGTGGTTCGAGGACGGCACCACCAACGTCGCCCATAACTGCATCGACCGGCACCTCGCCAAGCGCGGCGACCAGACTGCGATCATCTGGGAAGGCGATGACCCGTCCGAATCCAGGGCGATCACCTATCGCCAGCTTCATGCCGAGGTCAGCAAGTTCGCCAATGTGCTCAAGGCACATGGCGTCGGTAAGGGCGACCGTGTCACCATCTACCTGCCGATGATCCCCGAGGCGGCCTATGCGATGCTCGCTTGCGCCCGCATCGGCGCCATCCATTCGGTCGTCTTCGGCGGCTTCTCGCCGGATTCGCTGGCCAGCCGCATCGAGGACTCCGACTCCAGGATCGTCATCACCGCCGATGAAGGCCTGCGCGGCGGCCGCACGGTGCCGCTCAAGAAGAATGTCGACCTCGCCGACGACAAGGTGAAGGGCGGCATCGGCACGGTCATCGTCGTCAAGCGTACCGGCGGCAATGTCTCGATGAAGGCCGGCCGCGACGTCTGGTATCACGACGAAGCCGGCAAGGTTCCCGCCGATTGCCCAGCCGTCGAGATGAATGCGGAAGATCCCCTCTTCCTGCTCTACACCTCAGGCTCGACAGGTAAGCCCAAGGGTGTGCTGCACACCACGGCGGGCTATCTCGTCTATACGGCGATGACCCACCAATATGTCTTCGACTACCATGACGGCGACATCTACTGGTGCACCGCCGATGTGGGCTGGGTGACCGGCCACAGCTACATCCTCTACGGCCCGCTCGCCAACGGCGCGACGACGCTGATGTTCGAGGGCATCCCGACCTACCCGTCGATCTCCCGCTTCTGGGAGGTCATCGACAAGCACAAGGTCAACACCTTCTACACCGCGCCGACCGCGATCCGCTCGCTGATGGGCGCCGGCGAGGAGCCGGTCAAGAAAACCAGCCGTGCCTCGCTGCGCCTGCTCGGCTCGGTCGGCGAACCGATCAATCCGGAGGCCTGGGAGTGGTATCACCGCGTCGTCGGCGACCATCGCTGCCCGATCGTCGACACCTGGTGGCAGACCGAGACCGGCGGCATCCTGATCACGCCGTTGCCGGGCGCCACCAAGCTGAAGCCCGGCTCGGCCACCCGCCCCTTCTTCGGCATCAAGCCCGAGATCGTCGATACCGAGGGCAAGGTCCAGGAAGGTGCCTGCGAGGGCAATCTCGTCATCGCCGATAGCTGGCCCGGCCAGATGCGCACTGTCTACGGCGATCACCAGCGCTTCATGGACACTTATTTCGCGACCTATGCGAACAAGTACTTCACCGGTGACGGCTGCCGGCGCGACGCCGATGGCTATTACTGGATCACCGGCCGCGTCGACGACGTCATCAACGTCTCGGGCCACCGCATGGGTACCGCGGAAGTCGAATCGGCGCTCGTCGCGCATCCCGCGGTCTCGGAGGCTGCCGTCGTCGGTTATCCCCACGACATCAAGGGCCAGGGCATCTACGCCTATGTCACGCTGATGACCGGCCAGAGCCCGAGCGAAGATCTGCGCAAGGAACTCGTCGCCTATGTCCGCAACGAGATCGGGCCGATCGCGTCGCCGGACCTGATCCAGTTCGCGCCGGGCCTGCCCAAAACCCGCTCCGGCAAGATCATGCGCCGCATCCTGCGCAAGATCGCCGAGGACGAGCATGGCGCGCTCGGCGACACCTCGACCTTGGCCGATCCGGCCGTAGTCGACGACCTCGTCGCGAACCGTCAGAACAAGCGCAAGGCCGGCTGA
- a CDS encoding EVE domain-containing protein: MAHWLIKSEPSVWSWDDQVKAGAKGTHWDGVKNHTAKLNLMAMKKGDQVFFYHSNEGLEIVGIVEVIREAYPWEAAGPPWVLVDFKAVKPLPKPVTLAAVKAEPRLAKMSLVTSFRLSVQPVTDEEWDIVCKMGGL, translated from the coding sequence ATGGCTCACTGGCTGATCAAATCCGAACCCTCGGTCTGGTCCTGGGACGACCAGGTCAAGGCCGGCGCGAAGGGCACGCATTGGGACGGGGTCAAGAACCACACGGCGAAACTCAACCTGATGGCGATGAAGAAGGGCGACCAGGTCTTCTTCTACCATTCCAACGAGGGCCTCGAGATCGTCGGCATCGTCGAGGTCATCCGCGAGGCCTATCCCTGGGAAGCCGCTGGCCCGCCCTGGGTGCTGGTCGATTTCAAGGCGGTAAAGCCGTTGCCGAAGCCGGTGACACTTGCCGCCGTCAAGGCCGAGCCGCGGCTCGCGAAGATGTCCCTCGTCACCTCCTTCCGCCTCTCGGTCCAGCCGGTGACGGACGAGGAATGGGACATCGTCTGCAAGATGGGCGGTCTCTGA
- a CDS encoding NAD(P)H-dependent glycerol-3-phosphate dehydrogenase, giving the protein MSRSTGFATIGVVGAGAYGAALALAASRAGRAVRLWARDVATVEAIRKERQAPRLPDVALPETISATATLGDLAPCDAFIVAVPTQSLRDATAAMAAALPAGAPVISAAKGIEQASGLFPTEIIAGLWPEVPTAILSGPSFAADIGRGLPTAVTLAAADPALAQGLAEALSSPAFRIYHSGDPRGVEIGGAAKNVLAIAAGIAIGLGFGESARAALVARGFAELRRFGEAHGADPETLMGLSGLGDVVLSCASPQSRNFAYGLALGQGKSPAEAAGGKLAEGAFTAPVLARMAQSEGIETPIAEAVAAIIAGRIGVREAVAALLARPLKAE; this is encoded by the coding sequence ATGAGCCGATCCACGGGCTTCGCGACGATCGGCGTCGTCGGGGCCGGCGCCTATGGTGCCGCGCTGGCGCTTGCCGCCAGCCGTGCGGGCCGCGCCGTCCGGCTCTGGGCGCGCGACGTCGCAACGGTCGAAGCGATCCGCAAGGAAAGGCAGGCGCCGCGCCTGCCCGATGTCGCCCTGCCCGAAACCATCAGCGCTACCGCTACACTCGGCGATCTGGCGCCCTGCGACGCCTTCATCGTCGCCGTGCCGACCCAGAGCCTGCGAGACGCCACCGCTGCGATGGCCGCCGCGTTGCCGGCCGGCGCGCCGGTGATCTCGGCCGCCAAGGGCATCGAGCAGGCGAGCGGCCTGTTCCCGACCGAGATCATCGCCGGCCTCTGGCCGGAGGTTCCTACCGCAATCCTGTCCGGTCCGAGCTTCGCCGCCGATATCGGCCGTGGCCTGCCGACAGCCGTGACCCTCGCCGCGGCCGACCCGGCGCTGGCTCAAGGTCTTGCGGAGGCGCTGAGCTCGCCCGCCTTCCGGATCTATCATTCCGGCGATCCGCGCGGGGTCGAGATCGGCGGCGCGGCCAAAAACGTGCTCGCCATTGCGGCCGGCATCGCCATCGGGCTCGGTTTCGGCGAGAGCGCCCGCGCCGCGCTGGTCGCGCGTGGCTTCGCCGAACTGCGCCGCTTCGGCGAGGCGCATGGCGCCGATCCCGAGACGCTGATGGGATTGTCCGGCCTGGGCGACGTGGTCTTGAGCTGCGCCTCGCCGCAATCGCGCAATTTCGCCTATGGTCTGGCGCTCGGCCAGGGCAAGAGCCCGGCGGAGGCCGCCGGCGGCAAGCTGGCGGAAGGCGCCTTCACCGCCCCGGTCCTCGCCAGGATGGCGCAGTCGGAGGGCATCGAGACACCCATCGCCGAGGCCGTCGCGGCCATCATCGCGGGCCGGATCGGCGTGCGCGAGGCGGTCGCGGCGCTACTCGCGCGACCGCTCAAGGCGGAATGA